A part of Candidatus Deferrimicrobium borealis genomic DNA contains:
- a CDS encoding NAD(P)-dependent oxidoreductase: MTSAGKILITGGAGSCGRYLTASLLGRGYEVRVIDKDVEPLRPLGNKGLTLFRAGIEDRDALKSALDGVDAVLHLAWSFSEDPLVVLEQDLRGHIYLLEEMASRNVRHLIYASTAVVYGKPRYSPIDEEHPLRVEEARKPLYGIAKAAAEKLCLMYGKTKGPPATVVRFWWAYGDEIGGKHLREMLNIASGGNPLEVPADSGGSFLHMADLAQGMERCLFNPKAYGRTWNFSTVYVTWEEVAEMVRDVTGSRSGIRCIPREEWTGAAFLSDPWELSDSAARELLGYRPMEAAAAKASLKAAISNCYETMRMKA; the protein is encoded by the coding sequence ATGACGTCGGCGGGAAAAATCCTCATCACCGGCGGCGCAGGGTCGTGCGGGAGGTATCTGACCGCATCGCTTCTGGGGCGGGGGTACGAGGTACGGGTGATCGACAAGGACGTGGAGCCCCTCCGGCCCCTCGGGAACAAGGGGCTTACGCTGTTCCGGGCGGGGATCGAAGACAGGGACGCGCTGAAGTCGGCGTTGGATGGGGTGGACGCCGTCCTCCACCTCGCCTGGTCCTTTTCCGAAGATCCCCTGGTCGTCCTGGAGCAGGACCTGAGAGGCCACATCTATCTCCTGGAGGAGATGGCCTCCCGCAACGTGCGGCACCTGATCTACGCGAGCACGGCGGTGGTGTACGGGAAGCCCCGGTATTCGCCCATCGACGAGGAGCACCCCCTTCGGGTGGAAGAGGCGAGGAAGCCCCTCTACGGGATCGCGAAGGCCGCCGCCGAGAAGTTGTGCCTCATGTACGGGAAGACCAAGGGGCCGCCGGCCACCGTCGTCCGTTTCTGGTGGGCGTACGGGGACGAGATCGGCGGCAAGCATCTGCGGGAGATGCTCAACATCGCGTCGGGGGGGAACCCCCTGGAGGTCCCCGCCGATTCCGGCGGATCGTTCCTCCACATGGCGGACCTCGCGCAGGGGATGGAACGATGCCTCTTCAACCCCAAGGCGTACGGGCGGACCTGGAATTTCTCCACCGTCTACGTCACCTGGGAAGAGGTGGCGGAAATGGTCCGCGACGTGACCGGATCGCGCTCCGGGATCCGGTGCATCCCCAGGGAGGAATGGACGGGCGCCGCGTTTCTTTCCGATCCCTGGGAGTTGTCCGATTCCGCGGCCAGGGAGCTCCTCGGATACCGTCCCATGGAAGCTGCCGCAGCGAAGGCATCCCTGAAAGCCGCGATCTCCAACTGCTATGAGACGATGCGGATGAAGGCGTGA
- a CDS encoding TerC family protein, with protein MFDLSWFGSIGFDGFLPALLGAVRHDFGWLGWISFDYTFLSALLSIILIDLVLAGDNAVVIALAVRNLPGKQKTWGIILGAGAAVLLRVICTMFVAQMLMIPLLKFVGGALIAWIAVKLLTQEHHDEKVDQAKNLIQAIKLIVIADIVMSLDNMLAVGGASKGNMFLLLFGLGLSIPLVVGTSSLLSMLMGKYPIIVVIGSAVLGKVAGEMMTTDALVQKWFALPPYVTYIAEATFAIGVVVVGKLIMKRKKAQLVAAEALRPKLVESEPEKTPVEMK; from the coding sequence ATGTTTGATTTGAGCTGGTTCGGATCGATCGGTTTCGACGGGTTTCTGCCTGCGCTGCTCGGCGCCGTCCGGCACGACTTCGGCTGGCTGGGGTGGATCTCCTTCGACTACACGTTCTTATCCGCGTTGTTGAGCATCATCCTGATCGACCTGGTCCTTGCGGGCGACAACGCCGTCGTCATCGCCCTGGCCGTCCGGAACCTGCCCGGGAAACAGAAGACGTGGGGCATCATTCTGGGGGCGGGCGCCGCGGTCCTGCTGCGGGTCATCTGCACCATGTTCGTTGCGCAGATGTTGATGATCCCTCTTCTGAAATTCGTCGGCGGGGCGTTGATCGCCTGGATCGCGGTGAAGCTCCTGACGCAGGAGCACCATGACGAAAAGGTCGACCAGGCGAAGAACCTGATCCAGGCGATCAAGCTGATCGTCATCGCGGACATCGTCATGAGCCTCGACAACATGCTGGCGGTCGGAGGCGCGTCCAAGGGGAACATGTTCCTGCTGCTGTTCGGGTTGGGACTCAGCATCCCTCTCGTCGTGGGGACCAGCTCTCTCCTTTCCATGCTGATGGGCAAGTACCCGATCATCGTCGTCATCGGCTCCGCCGTCCTGGGGAAGGTCGCGGGCGAGATGATGACGACGGACGCCCTGGTCCAGAAGTGGTTCGCCCTCCCGCCCTATGTCACCTACATCGCCGAGGCGACATTCGCCATCGGGGTCGTCGTGGTGGGGAAGCTGATCATGAAGAGGAAGAAGGCTCAGTTGGTAGCGGCCGAGGCGTTGCGCCCGAAGCTGGTGGAGAGCGAACCGGAGAAAACGCCCGTGGAAATGAAATAA
- the ppdK gene encoding pyruvate, phosphate dikinase gives MARGARKYVYYFGNGKADGSGKMKDLLGGKGAGLANMTNLKIPVPAGFTITTEACNSYFENRKKYPPGMWEQVLANLKKVETAMGMKFGDAKNPLLVSVRSGSKFSMPGMMDTILNLGLNDTTLKALADKAGDRFAFDTYRRLITMFGSTAMGINRQLFEKALERMKEERGVHLDTDLTTDDLRQLVGTFKGIYEKETGKGFPADPLQQLKLAINAVFSSWFSDRAVTYRKLNNIPHDLGTACNVQAMVFGNMGENSGTGVGFTRDPSTGQKKFFAEYLTNAQGEDVVAGIRTPLHIDELKKAQPAVYAELEKIYRKLETHYKDMLDIEFTVQDGKLYMLQTRVGKRTAAASLKIAIDMVQEKLIDKKTAVMRIDPVQLEWLMHPSFDPKASVQVIGKGLPASPGAAVGKVVFSAEDAEAWAARGEKVVLVRTETSPEDIGGMHAAQGILTARGGMTSHAAVVARGMGKCCVAGCTALHIDEGTKVMTLGSRVLKEGDFITLNGTSGEVILGSVPLVPADLSGDFHMILKWADEIRELGVRANADTPADARMAIKFGAEGIGLVRTEHMFFEGDRVKAVREMILADDTEGRKKALAKILPMQREDFIGIFEVMNGLPVTIRLLDPPLHEFLPKTREELEEIARDLGVPFQKLQARNKMLHEFNPMLGHRGCRLGITYPEIFEMQVQAIMEAACHVVKRKVKAVPEIMIPLIADVNELRVMREMTVRIAEEVQKRTNVRVRYEVGTMIEIARAALLAHEIAPEADFYSFGTNDLTQTTYGLSRDDAGRFLPYYVEKGIFEHDPFITIDRKGVGMLMKMAIANSRKIKKGMKMGICGEQVDPQSVEFCYEIGLTYVSGSPFRLPVARLAAAQATLKRKMKKGLSKASL, from the coding sequence ATGGCCAGAGGCGCGAGAAAGTATGTCTATTATTTCGGGAACGGGAAGGCGGACGGATCGGGGAAGATGAAGGACCTGCTGGGCGGAAAAGGGGCCGGGCTGGCCAACATGACGAACCTGAAGATCCCGGTGCCCGCCGGATTCACCATCACCACGGAGGCGTGCAACTCGTACTTCGAGAACAGGAAGAAGTATCCCCCCGGCATGTGGGAACAGGTGCTCGCCAACCTGAAGAAGGTGGAGACGGCGATGGGGATGAAGTTCGGGGACGCGAAAAACCCCCTCCTCGTGTCCGTCCGTTCCGGCTCGAAATTCTCCATGCCCGGGATGATGGACACGATCCTCAACCTCGGGCTCAACGACACGACCCTCAAGGCCCTCGCCGACAAGGCCGGCGACCGGTTCGCGTTCGACACCTACCGGCGGCTGATCACCATGTTCGGAAGCACCGCCATGGGGATCAACCGCCAGCTGTTCGAAAAGGCGCTGGAACGGATGAAGGAGGAGAGGGGGGTCCACCTCGACACGGATCTCACGACGGACGATCTCCGGCAACTCGTCGGGACGTTCAAGGGGATCTACGAGAAGGAGACGGGAAAAGGTTTCCCGGCGGACCCGCTCCAGCAGCTCAAGCTGGCGATCAACGCCGTGTTCAGCTCCTGGTTCTCGGACCGGGCGGTCACGTACCGGAAGCTCAACAACATCCCGCACGATCTCGGGACGGCGTGCAACGTCCAGGCGATGGTCTTCGGGAACATGGGCGAGAACTCGGGAACCGGCGTCGGCTTTACCCGGGACCCCTCCACCGGCCAGAAGAAGTTCTTCGCCGAATACCTGACGAACGCGCAAGGCGAGGACGTCGTGGCCGGCATCCGGACCCCCCTCCACATCGACGAGTTGAAGAAGGCGCAGCCCGCCGTGTACGCCGAGCTCGAGAAGATCTACCGGAAGCTCGAAACCCACTACAAGGACATGCTGGACATCGAATTCACCGTCCAGGACGGCAAGCTCTACATGCTCCAGACCCGCGTCGGGAAACGGACCGCCGCCGCGTCCCTGAAGATCGCCATCGACATGGTCCAGGAGAAGCTGATCGACAAGAAGACGGCGGTCATGCGGATCGACCCCGTCCAGCTCGAATGGCTCATGCATCCCTCCTTCGACCCGAAGGCGTCGGTCCAGGTCATCGGGAAAGGGTTGCCGGCGTCGCCCGGCGCCGCCGTCGGAAAGGTCGTTTTCTCGGCGGAGGACGCGGAAGCGTGGGCCGCCAGGGGGGAGAAGGTGGTCCTGGTGCGGACCGAGACCTCCCCGGAGGATATCGGCGGGATGCACGCGGCCCAGGGGATCCTCACGGCCCGGGGCGGAATGACGTCCCACGCGGCCGTGGTGGCGAGGGGCATGGGCAAATGCTGCGTCGCCGGGTGCACCGCGCTCCACATCGACGAGGGGACGAAGGTGATGACCCTCGGATCGCGCGTCCTGAAGGAGGGCGACTTCATCACCCTGAACGGCACCTCGGGGGAAGTCATCCTCGGAAGCGTCCCTCTCGTTCCCGCCGATCTCAGCGGCGATTTCCACATGATCCTGAAGTGGGCCGACGAGATCCGGGAACTCGGAGTCCGCGCCAACGCCGACACGCCGGCCGACGCCCGCATGGCGATCAAGTTCGGGGCCGAGGGGATCGGGCTTGTCCGCACGGAGCACATGTTCTTCGAGGGCGACCGGGTGAAGGCGGTTCGAGAGATGATCCTGGCCGACGATACGGAAGGGCGCAAAAAGGCCCTCGCGAAGATCCTCCCCATGCAGCGGGAGGATTTCATCGGCATCTTCGAGGTGATGAACGGGCTGCCGGTGACCATTCGGCTCCTCGACCCGCCGCTGCACGAGTTCCTCCCGAAGACCCGGGAAGAACTCGAGGAGATCGCCCGCGACCTGGGCGTGCCGTTCCAGAAGCTGCAGGCGCGGAACAAGATGCTGCACGAATTCAACCCCATGCTGGGACACCGGGGATGCCGACTCGGCATCACGTATCCGGAGATCTTCGAGATGCAGGTCCAGGCCATCATGGAAGCCGCCTGCCACGTGGTGAAACGGAAGGTGAAAGCCGTCCCCGAGATCATGATCCCGCTCATCGCCGACGTGAACGAGCTGCGCGTGATGCGCGAGATGACGGTCCGGATCGCCGAAGAGGTCCAGAAGCGCACGAACGTCCGGGTCCGGTACGAAGTGGGGACCATGATCGAGATCGCAAGAGCGGCGCTGCTCGCCCACGAGATCGCGCCCGAAGCCGATTTCTACTCCTTCGGCACCAACGACCTGACCCAGACGACGTACGGCCTGTCGCGGGACGACGCGGGAAGGTTCCTGCCCTACTACGTCGAGAAGGGAATCTTCGAGCACGACCCGTTCATCACCATCGACCGCAAGGGGGTCGGCATGCTCATGAAGATGGCCATCGCCAACAGCCGGAAGATCAAGAAGGGGATGAAGATGGGGATCTGCGGGGAGCAGGTGGATCCCCAGTCGGTCGAGTTCTGCTACGAGATCGGGCTCACCTACGTGAGCGGCTCTCCGTTCCGGTTGCCGGTCGCGCGCCTTGCCGCGGCGCAGGCGACGCTCAAGAGAAAGATGAAAAAGGGACTGTCCAAGGCGTCGTTGTAA
- a CDS encoding PaaI family thioesterase codes for MHRDPSEREYLPHSSGCFLCGEENRSGVRARFFVEGNEVLGRMLLPPHLNGYKNVAHGGVVSALLDETMGWAATVFGKSHPMYVTGELTVKFLSPVPVGVEIEVRSRLVEDAGRLAYCEGEIRCGGKVCARARGKFAPMSTEGTAEVIPYLRFDGCRRFRKIFDAYRRGE; via the coding sequence ATGCATCGGGATCCGTCCGAACGGGAGTACCTGCCCCACTCCTCGGGATGTTTCCTCTGCGGGGAAGAGAACCGCTCCGGCGTCCGGGCGCGGTTCTTCGTGGAGGGGAACGAGGTCCTGGGGAGGATGCTCCTCCCCCCCCACCTCAACGGGTACAAGAACGTCGCCCACGGCGGGGTCGTCTCCGCACTCCTCGACGAGACGATGGGGTGGGCCGCCACCGTGTTCGGCAAGTCGCACCCCATGTACGTCACGGGCGAGCTCACGGTGAAGTTCCTTTCCCCCGTGCCGGTCGGCGTCGAGATCGAGGTCCGCAGCCGGCTCGTCGAGGATGCGGGAAGGCTCGCCTACTGCGAGGGGGAGATCCGTTGCGGCGGGAAGGTGTGCGCCCGCGCCAGGGGGAAGTTCGCCCCGATGAGCACGGAGGGGACGGCGGAGGTGATCCCGTATCTCCGGTTCGACGGTTGCCGCAGGTTCCGGAAGATCTTCGACGCATACCGGCGGGGGGAGTGA
- a CDS encoding YtxH domain-containing protein, with protein MSDERCCSGSGGILLAFLAGGLVGAGLALLYAPVAGREARERIGGLAGEWKKKTEEWTGDVKQKVEQFIDEERSVIKSAYDAGREAMTKEKARFENPNPQ; from the coding sequence ATGAGCGACGAAAGGTGCTGTTCCGGTTCCGGCGGGATCCTGCTGGCGTTCCTGGCCGGCGGGCTGGTCGGCGCGGGGCTCGCCCTGCTGTACGCCCCCGTTGCCGGGCGCGAGGCCCGGGAGCGGATCGGCGGGTTGGCGGGGGAATGGAAGAAGAAGACCGAGGAGTGGACCGGCGACGTGAAGCAGAAGGTGGAGCAGTTCATCGACGAGGAGCGGTCCGTGATCAAGTCGGCGTACGACGCCGGCCGCGAGGCGATGACGAAGGAGAAGGCCCGCTTCGAGAACCCGAACCCGCAGTGA
- a CDS encoding rubrerythrin family protein, producing the protein MKKLKGSRTEHNLMAAFAGESQARNRYTFYAGIASKEGHEGIAATFLETAEHEKMHAKRYFECLEGGDVEIKAGYPSRIGSTAVNLEAAAAGEHEEWTHLYPSFGKIAEEEGFAAPAAIFFRVAEVEVEHEKRYLRLLGHVKNGTLYKREKPIRWKCAKCGRVHEGTEAPERCPTCAHPQGWFTPVEANY; encoded by the coding sequence ATGAAAAAGCTGAAAGGGTCGCGCACGGAGCACAACCTGATGGCCGCGTTCGCCGGCGAGTCGCAGGCGCGGAACCGGTACACCTTCTACGCCGGGATCGCCTCGAAGGAGGGGCACGAGGGGATCGCCGCCACCTTCCTCGAGACGGCGGAGCACGAGAAGATGCACGCCAAGCGGTATTTCGAATGCCTCGAAGGGGGGGACGTGGAGATCAAGGCGGGGTACCCGAGCAGGATCGGGAGCACCGCCGTGAACCTCGAGGCCGCCGCCGCCGGCGAGCACGAGGAGTGGACGCACCTCTACCCGTCCTTCGGGAAGATCGCGGAGGAGGAAGGGTTCGCCGCCCCCGCGGCGATCTTTTTCCGGGTCGCGGAGGTCGAGGTGGAGCACGAGAAGCGGTACCTGCGGCTCCTCGGCCACGTGAAGAACGGCACGCTTTACAAGCGGGAGAAGCCGATCCGGTGGAAGTGCGCGAAATGCGGGCGGGTCCACGAAGGGACCGAGGCGCCGGAGCGGTGCCCGACCTGCGCGCACCCGCAGGGGTGGTTCACCCCCGTCGAGGCGAACTACTGA
- a CDS encoding metal ABC transporter permease — MDTILSGVFGLMERLLPFAFAEPAFMKRALLALLLTAPAAAALGVPLVQHRMAFFSDAIGHSAFTGVALGVLLGVSPSWAMVAFGVVVAVAITLVKGRTGLSSDTVIGVFFSTVVALGIAIISREKGLTRNLQAFLYGDPLAVTDAELLWMGGLFLLVCAYLSILYNRILLLGIHEGYARAKGVRAPAVELSFALVVALVVTAAIHAVGILLVTALLVIPAAAARNVARGAAAALWVSVGIAALSGFAGIVASWYLDTATGATVVLAAATCFAFTALYRVTRPRE; from the coding sequence GTGGATACGATCCTCTCCGGCGTATTCGGCCTGATGGAGCGGCTCCTCCCCTTCGCCTTCGCGGAACCCGCGTTCATGAAGCGCGCGCTCCTCGCGCTGCTCCTCACGGCCCCCGCCGCGGCGGCGCTCGGCGTCCCGCTCGTCCAGCACCGGATGGCCTTCTTCTCCGACGCGATCGGCCACTCCGCCTTCACCGGCGTGGCCCTCGGGGTCCTCCTCGGCGTCTCCCCCTCCTGGGCGATGGTTGCGTTCGGCGTGGTCGTCGCCGTCGCCATCACCCTGGTCAAGGGACGCACCGGACTCTCCTCGGATACGGTCATCGGGGTCTTCTTCTCGACCGTCGTCGCCCTCGGGATCGCGATCATCAGCAGGGAGAAGGGGTTGACGCGGAACCTGCAGGCGTTCCTGTACGGCGACCCGCTCGCCGTCACCGACGCGGAACTTCTGTGGATGGGCGGCCTCTTCCTGCTCGTATGCGCCTACCTTTCCATCCTCTACAACCGGATCCTGCTGCTGGGGATCCACGAGGGGTACGCCCGGGCAAAGGGAGTCCGTGCGCCGGCCGTGGAGCTCTCCTTCGCCCTGGTCGTCGCCCTCGTGGTCACCGCGGCGATCCACGCCGTTGGAATCCTCCTGGTCACCGCGCTGCTCGTCATCCCCGCCGCCGCCGCCCGCAACGTCGCCCGGGGGGCCGCCGCGGCCCTCTGGGTCTCCGTGGGGATCGCCGCGCTGTCGGGGTTCGCCGGGATCGTCGCCTCCTGGTACCTCGACACCGCCACCGGCGCGACCGTCGTCCTGGCCGCCGCGACCTGCTTCGCCTTCACCGCCCTGTACCGGGTCACCCGCCCGAGGGAATAA
- a CDS encoding metal ABC transporter ATP-binding protein: protein MTVSDHSHTLEIRNLTVRKGGVEILSGIDADIRCGEVTALVGPNGAGKTTLLLAILGQVPYTGTIRFCRAEEHGQGAPRIGYVPQHLPLDPDVPITVLDFFALSAQRRPVFLGASRRTREIARESLERAGVAHLLQSPLGRLSGGELQRVLFALALRDAPDILLFDEPVSGVDVAGEELFCDFLTKVHRDSRFSLLLVSHDLSVVTRHADQVICLNRRLVCSGATTEVLTPETLAAMYGTDAHLFRHSQADGHGHLHDNGRR from the coding sequence ATGACCGTGAGCGACCATTCCCACACGCTCGAGATCCGCAACCTGACCGTCCGGAAGGGAGGGGTGGAGATCCTTTCGGGGATCGACGCCGACATCCGGTGCGGGGAGGTCACCGCCCTGGTCGGCCCCAACGGCGCGGGAAAGACCACCCTGCTCCTCGCGATCCTGGGCCAGGTGCCGTACACGGGAACCATCCGTTTCTGCCGCGCGGAGGAGCACGGCCAGGGAGCCCCCCGCATCGGGTACGTGCCGCAGCACCTTCCCCTGGACCCGGACGTGCCGATCACGGTGCTCGACTTCTTCGCGCTCTCCGCCCAGCGGCGCCCCGTCTTCCTCGGCGCCTCCCGCCGCACCCGGGAGATCGCCCGGGAAAGCCTCGAGCGGGCCGGCGTCGCCCACCTGCTCCAAAGCCCCCTGGGGCGGCTCTCCGGCGGGGAGCTCCAGCGGGTCCTGTTCGCCCTCGCGCTGCGGGACGCCCCCGACATCCTTCTGTTCGACGAGCCGGTCTCCGGCGTCGACGTCGCGGGGGAGGAGCTGTTCTGCGACTTCCTTACCAAGGTGCACCGCGACTCCCGCTTCAGCCTCCTGCTGGTGAGCCACGACCTGTCGGTGGTGACGCGGCACGCCGACCAGGTGATCTGCCTCAACCGCCGCCTCGTATGCAGCGGCGCGACCACGGAGGTGCTCACCCCGGAGACCCTGGCCGCGATGTACGGGACCGACGCCCACCTGTTCCGCCACTCCCAGGCGGACGGGCACGGGCACCTGCACGACAACGGGAGGAGATGA
- a CDS encoding metal ABC transporter substrate-binding protein, which yields MLAFAPSAGAAGPLRVLTSFLPMEIFTRNVVGDTPDVTVESMLPASMGCPHDYALTPGDMKKIASADLFVANGFGMEEFLGEPVRRANPKIRVVETARAVPPIREEHGHGDVNPHTWVSPRNAILQVREIEKALSAARPAGAAGFRRNADAYVSRLSALAEEFEAAAKTFRRRNIVTFHNVFDYLARDLGLTVVGEIETAPGQEPSAGEIRNLARTIRERNVPVVFSEPQYSPKLAEALAREAGVPVRVLDPVATGSPALTAYEDAMRRNLSTLTETLSAR from the coding sequence ATGCTCGCGTTCGCCCCTTCCGCCGGGGCCGCCGGCCCGTTGCGCGTCCTGACCTCCTTCCTGCCGATGGAGATCTTCACCCGGAACGTCGTCGGGGACACGCCGGACGTCACCGTCGAGTCGATGCTACCGGCATCGATGGGATGCCCTCACGATTACGCCCTCACCCCCGGCGACATGAAGAAGATCGCCTCCGCCGATCTCTTCGTCGCGAACGGGTTCGGGATGGAGGAGTTCCTCGGAGAGCCGGTCCGGCGGGCGAACCCGAAGATCCGGGTCGTGGAAACCGCCCGCGCCGTCCCCCCGATCCGTGAGGAGCACGGTCACGGGGACGTCAACCCGCACACCTGGGTCTCCCCCCGGAACGCGATCCTCCAGGTGCGGGAGATCGAGAAGGCGCTCTCCGCGGCGAGGCCCGCCGGCGCGGCCGGCTTCCGGCGGAACGCCGATGCCTATGTTTCCCGCCTGTCGGCGCTGGCGGAAGAGTTCGAGGCGGCGGCGAAGACGTTCCGCCGAAGGAACATCGTCACCTTCCACAACGTTTTCGACTATCTCGCAAGGGACCTCGGCCTGACCGTGGTCGGCGAGATCGAGACGGCGCCGGGGCAGGAGCCGTCGGCGGGAGAGATCCGGAACCTGGCGCGCACGATCCGGGAGAGGAACGTCCCGGTGGTCTTCTCCGAGCCGCAATACTCCCCCAAGCTCGCCGAAGCGTTGGCGAGGGAGGCGGGGGTCCCCGTGCGGGTGCTGGACCCCGTCGCAACCGGTTCCCCGGCGCTCACGGCGTACGAGGACGCGATGCGGCGGAACCTTTCCACGCTCACGGAGACGCTGTCGGCCCGATGA
- a CDS encoding class I SAM-dependent methyltransferase, with protein sequence MAFYTDISLVYDDLFPVSPEQRALFVSLMDDGGARSVVDCGCGTGSQLQSFAVAGLSCFGFDPDPSLVAIARRKLAAYPKTRVETGSFADLTGLVPFPSDLLMCLGNSLVHVPQDEASRFFADAGGALSRSGTLLLQILNYERLLREGVTELPLICASEGTVEFRRKYEWEGDRRVLFRTSLRFAGADEPRIARNEIPLYPVYPEELWEMLATAGFGDIRFYGDFARSEFSPGSEALVCLARKA encoded by the coding sequence ATGGCATTCTACACGGATATCAGCCTGGTCTACGACGACCTGTTCCCGGTGTCGCCGGAGCAGCGGGCCCTGTTCGTTTCCCTGATGGATGACGGGGGGGCACGCTCCGTCGTCGACTGCGGGTGCGGAACGGGATCGCAACTCCAGTCGTTCGCCGTCGCGGGTCTTTCCTGTTTCGGGTTCGATCCCGACCCGTCGCTGGTCGCCATCGCCCGGCGGAAGCTCGCTGCCTACCCGAAAACCCGGGTCGAGACGGGATCGTTCGCGGACCTGACGGGTCTTGTCCCGTTTCCCTCCGACCTCCTGATGTGCCTCGGCAACTCGCTGGTCCACGTCCCGCAGGACGAGGCGTCGCGGTTTTTCGCGGACGCCGGGGGGGCGCTTTCCCGTTCCGGCACGTTGCTGCTCCAGATCCTGAACTACGAGCGGCTCCTGCGCGAGGGAGTGACCGAGCTGCCGTTGATCTGCGCGTCCGAAGGGACGGTGGAGTTCCGGCGGAAGTACGAGTGGGAGGGCGACCGCAGGGTCCTCTTCCGGACCTCTCTCCGGTTCGCCGGCGCGGACGAGCCGCGGATCGCGCGAAACGAGATCCCCCTGTACCCGGTCTACCCCGAAGAGCTCTGGGAGATGCTGGCGACCGCGGGGTTCGGGGACATCCGTTTCTACGGGGATTTCGCGAGGTCCGAATTTTCCCCCGGGTCCGAAGCGCTGGTATGCCTGGCGAGGAAGGCATGA
- a CDS encoding penicillin-binding transpeptidase domain-containing protein — translation MTRRESGKGLRRIAAAGIVLIAGLALATAVVAANRHQLPPPTRSAPDSGGAFEYGFTPADLHALLHAGRPDGLLPNGNRVALSLNEELQAQIFDLFRRFDPLFGVFAAMEPDTGRVVALVGYRRGGESDPWLPLKAIYPAASLIKVVTASAAIERGKVSPQDEISYRGGIYGISRGGLHARDRRGAPSMTLEEAIARSANAVFGKVAVNDVGGPVLEEYLAKFGFGERIPFDLPVEPSQAQVPREEYELARTGAGFGEVYVSPLHMAMIMSAIASGGAMPRPVLIDRIEDRDGMPLYESSPMKWRDVVLPETANAVVRMMVKTVEMGTSHRTFGTPDRTPLLHDMDVAAKTGSLSGWTPSVHFEWFAGVAPVGSPRLALSALVVNDNRWKIKGSYVGKEAFNSYFGYPSSMPPVYAKARGSRKWTRPVSTQGKGEPAVKATSKKGKKAAKTRKRAPAKTAKKGAGKPLAVNSPTSRPGG, via the coding sequence ATGACCCGGCGCGAGAGCGGAAAGGGACTCCGCCGGATCGCGGCCGCCGGCATCGTCCTGATCGCCGGTTTGGCGCTGGCGACCGCGGTCGTGGCCGCGAACCGCCATCAGCTTCCCCCGCCCACGCGCTCCGCGCCCGATTCCGGCGGCGCGTTCGAATACGGGTTCACCCCCGCGGATCTCCACGCTCTCCTGCACGCCGGGCGGCCGGACGGCCTTCTTCCGAATGGGAACCGCGTGGCGCTCTCCCTCAACGAGGAACTCCAGGCGCAGATCTTCGACCTGTTCCGCCGGTTCGACCCCCTGTTCGGCGTGTTCGCGGCGATGGAGCCGGACACCGGGCGCGTGGTCGCCCTCGTCGGGTACCGCCGGGGCGGCGAGTCCGACCCGTGGCTGCCGTTGAAGGCGATCTACCCCGCCGCCTCCCTGATCAAGGTGGTCACCGCGTCCGCCGCCATCGAGCGGGGGAAGGTTTCCCCCCAGGACGAGATCAGCTACCGCGGCGGGATCTACGGCATCTCGCGCGGCGGGCTCCACGCCCGGGACAGGAGGGGGGCCCCGAGCATGACCCTCGAGGAGGCGATCGCCCGCTCCGCCAACGCCGTGTTCGGAAAGGTGGCGGTCAACGACGTCGGCGGGCCGGTGCTCGAGGAGTACCTCGCCAAGTTCGGGTTCGGCGAGAGGATCCCCTTCGACCTCCCGGTGGAGCCGAGCCAGGCGCAGGTGCCGAGGGAAGAGTACGAACTCGCCCGCACCGGCGCGGGGTTCGGCGAGGTGTACGTCTCCCCGCTCCACATGGCGATGATCATGTCCGCGATCGCTTCGGGCGGCGCCATGCCCCGTCCCGTCCTGATCGACCGGATCGAGGACCGCGACGGGATGCCGTTGTACGAGTCCTCCCCGATGAAATGGCGGGACGTGGTCCTCCCCGAAACGGCCAACGCCGTCGTCCGGATGATGGTGAAGACGGTCGAGATGGGAACGTCGCACCGGACGTTCGGGACCCCCGATCGAACCCCGCTCCTGCATGACATGGACGTCGCGGCGAAGACCGGCTCGCTCTCCGGGTGGACGCCGAGCGTCCACTTCGAATGGTTCGCCGGGGTCGCGCCCGTCGGGTCGCCGCGGCTGGCGCTGTCGGCCCTGGTGGTCAACGACAACCGGTGGAAGATCAAGGGAAGCTACGTCGGGAAGGAGGCGTTCAATTCCTACTTCGGGTACCCCTCGTCGATGCCGCCCGTTTACGCGAAGGCGCGCGGGTCCCGGAAGTGGACCCGGCCGGTCAGCACCCAGGGGAAGGGGGAACCGGCCGTGAAGGCGACGTCGAAAAAGGGCAAAAAGGCGGCGAAGACCCGGAAACGCGCCCCCGCGAAGACCGCGAAGAAGGGCGCCGGAAAGCCTCTGGCCGTGAACTCTCCCACTTCAAGACCCGGCGGGTAG